The following are encoded in a window of Variovorax paradoxus genomic DNA:
- a CDS encoding tautomerase family protein: MPHIVVHLSGQPDATLTRKTVDTVAELTQSVLGKALPVIAITVQYIAADSWFIGGQSLAELGKSAFHLDISVTDETNTKAEKARYLREVYAAMAALRPTLHEVSYIHVIDARGAAYGYGGKTQEYRHQQAGV, from the coding sequence ATGCCCCACATCGTCGTCCACCTCTCCGGCCAGCCTGACGCCACCCTCACCCGCAAGACCGTCGACACGGTCGCCGAGCTCACGCAGAGCGTGCTCGGCAAGGCGCTGCCGGTCATCGCCATCACGGTGCAGTACATCGCCGCCGACAGCTGGTTCATCGGGGGGCAGTCGCTGGCCGAACTCGGCAAGTCGGCCTTTCACCTCGACATCAGCGTGACCGACGAGACCAACACCAAGGCCGAGAAGGCGCGCTACCTGCGCGAGGTGTACGCGGCCATGGCGGCGCTGCGGCCCACCCTGCACGAGGTCTCGTACATCCACGTGATCGATGCGCGCGGTGCAGCCTACGGCTATGGCGGCAAGACCCAGGAGTACCGCCACCAGCAAGCAGGTGTCTGA
- a CDS encoding LysR family transcriptional regulator yields the protein MQGFDLEQLRTLVAVADAGSLTAAAPRVCLSQSSVSEQIRKLEERAGQSLLTRSKAGVVPTEAGMRLLGHARRLLALSDEAFRDLRGETLQGELRLAVTDYFRPGDLTRLLGRLGERYPQVRLHVTILKSDALRAAYAHGDFDVGLAMNIAGANAAAAGNGAVLWRESLAWLGAAGLRVVRGEPVRLLALPDTCSLHQFTVALLRRRRVPYVLAHVASGVAGLQSALAAGLGVACLNESAIAEGIARLAPPHGLPALPRVAFQWLPARRGETAFVTRAREMLSSQLG from the coding sequence ATGCAAGGCTTCGACCTCGAACAGTTGCGCACCCTGGTGGCGGTGGCCGACGCCGGCAGCCTCACGGCCGCGGCGCCGCGCGTGTGCCTGTCGCAGTCCTCGGTGAGCGAGCAGATCCGCAAGCTCGAGGAGCGCGCCGGCCAGTCGCTGCTGACGCGCAGCAAGGCCGGCGTGGTACCCACCGAAGCGGGCATGCGGCTGCTGGGCCATGCGCGGCGCCTCCTCGCGCTGAGCGACGAGGCCTTTCGCGACCTGCGCGGCGAAACCTTGCAGGGCGAACTGCGGCTGGCCGTGACCGACTACTTCCGCCCCGGCGACCTCACGCGCCTGCTGGGCCGGCTCGGCGAGCGCTATCCGCAGGTGCGGCTGCACGTGACCATCCTGAAGAGTGATGCGCTGCGTGCCGCCTATGCGCATGGCGATTTCGACGTGGGGCTGGCGATGAACATCGCGGGCGCCAATGCAGCAGCGGCCGGCAATGGTGCGGTGTTGTGGCGCGAATCGCTGGCCTGGCTCGGTGCGGCCGGCTTGCGCGTGGTGCGCGGCGAGCCCGTGCGGCTGCTGGCGCTGCCCGACACCTGCTCGCTGCACCAGTTCACCGTGGCCCTGCTGCGCCGCCGCCGCGTGCCCTACGTGCTGGCGCACGTGGCGTCGGGCGTGGCGGGTCTGCAGTCGGCCCTGGCCGCGGGCCTGGGCGTGGCCTGCCTCAACGAATCGGCGATCGCGGAGGGCATCGCGCGGCTCGCGCCGCCGCATGGGCTGCCGGCGTTGCCTCGCGTGGCGTTCCAGTGGTTGCCCGCGCGGCGGGGCGAAACCGCGTTCGTGACGCGGGCGCGGGAGATGCTGTCGTCGCAGCTGGGGTAA
- a CDS encoding metallophosphoesterase produces the protein MAPLPQASVCDCSEPSPKLALILYPSLGTPLLIGPHQKKCSLFIAAESLGFATSSDGRTTLDKRGRVSLLPSDASATVARHLRLVAMKGAKPDTDIQVGALTGDGRDCAIAKTAIKVWRVAKFEPGAIIYNQKGEVFATVSPQAVKAFGAAGFPGGDIYEVELDLARLSIKPESAEFKSFAWMVKPTQAQKNDYPSLCKGGTVHAQDLLVETFLSRQITSRSHRHQATNAPAVMRRGKEAALMEYDVPRTARSAQSLFTETDARLAAWHPVIRLASDAPLKVGHLSDVHINVRHNALAKSPAHVIEDSQFTKGQRPAVGELVCNTFNALKALFDQVGANKRPDTMLLLTGDLIDFNRNIDPAKVPDRRIGEQWKLFNVLNRLNDPANPELYPRGQDDMLAYSLVRYAYNELKLPVFMTTGNHEAYDIAYGVYPRVGVWGMTLGAMEILQAEMRKTLAQWAQLLAAHDACDRQIDSIQSTFDRSAQQRGEDTHAALRSVRQQNQAALEGLRVSSNTAAANAKAALDDYLRQTRAGQPKVASPEPALKSSGNGLAAQAWGIYHAALQSAKQAVADATNAGISALWSTYTSAVSTVGHGAIGLGQSAGDLGIQLADLADDLGTRVRDLGVSVGVVQAQAVAAHMATSSHLAVSVARVSVQAALQANKEMLTTLDASIDAHRKDVEGASKFAGLQANPGISADHNMTVFEATLAYGPTYGQTWTSLNFSTANFDWFSVLFTPLSDFCIAMPTEPDATRLPQQVLVGLAWGETENFMNVEGAAKLGTDRHGAMILPRASASIDAAQQAVLRQALALKGNTNAPLVVASHFTMINYNAAALQEELSFVPHDGPRGLTSAGFNNANFGTCERNLKWYFAHCASVPGQPTRVDWHLSGHSHRSALYTINQGRNALGAGTITVTSRRDPGMYKDGLTAYARSGTQFVVSSCGGPIGVQNLAGELNGHTLRPPAGSLLDCSERNLRQIKTQRTGRDTGTRYNEVPRLAVALDYLHVLQPDNAPVHFAWGSRTGLLNKERADTVKVLLNDQMKKLDCIAAMKVWIFEGGRVDEKKKPKPSTWHCLTPEFKRAETGGALRFTSADLKKLAEAMVTTSTRPAVGGAAGLSKGAGVLFMQRVTQAFCEVILKKPTIALYTTGPEKGKATPDWSADMKWENDPWIFPLEIGTSLVGSNAFDFMQRRSGEHGQVPDWDFLASHYRDKGYLSRHEAIGINKN, from the coding sequence ATGGCCCCCCTCCCCCAAGCATCCGTCTGCGACTGCAGCGAGCCCTCGCCAAAGCTGGCGTTGATCCTTTACCCCAGCCTGGGGACTCCTCTGCTGATCGGGCCGCACCAGAAGAAGTGCAGTCTCTTCATTGCAGCGGAATCGCTCGGTTTCGCCACGAGCAGCGATGGGAGAACCACGTTGGACAAACGTGGACGGGTGAGCCTCCTGCCCAGCGACGCATCAGCGACCGTCGCGCGCCATCTTCGACTCGTGGCAATGAAAGGGGCGAAGCCTGACACTGACATTCAAGTCGGCGCACTGACCGGCGACGGCCGAGACTGCGCTATCGCGAAAACAGCCATCAAGGTCTGGCGGGTCGCCAAGTTCGAGCCTGGCGCCATCATCTACAACCAGAAAGGCGAAGTGTTCGCCACCGTCAGTCCGCAGGCCGTCAAGGCGTTCGGTGCCGCCGGCTTTCCAGGAGGCGATATCTACGAAGTGGAACTCGACCTCGCCCGGTTGAGCATCAAGCCAGAGAGCGCTGAGTTCAAGAGCTTCGCCTGGATGGTGAAGCCTACACAGGCCCAGAAGAACGACTACCCATCGCTGTGCAAGGGCGGCACGGTCCACGCGCAGGACTTGCTGGTCGAAACCTTTCTCTCTCGGCAAATCACGAGTCGGTCGCATCGTCACCAAGCCACCAACGCGCCCGCCGTGATGCGGCGCGGCAAGGAAGCGGCCTTGATGGAATATGACGTTCCACGAACCGCCCGTTCCGCACAATCGCTGTTCACCGAGACCGATGCGCGCCTCGCCGCATGGCATCCGGTCATCCGCCTCGCCAGCGACGCACCCTTGAAAGTCGGGCACCTGAGCGATGTGCATATCAATGTGCGGCACAACGCACTGGCCAAGTCGCCTGCGCATGTGATCGAAGACAGCCAGTTCACCAAGGGCCAACGACCTGCAGTGGGTGAGCTCGTGTGCAACACCTTCAACGCACTCAAGGCCTTGTTCGATCAGGTGGGTGCCAACAAGCGTCCCGACACCATGTTGCTGCTCACAGGCGACCTGATCGACTTCAATCGCAACATCGACCCCGCCAAGGTTCCGGACCGGCGCATCGGGGAGCAATGGAAACTCTTCAACGTCCTGAACCGGCTCAATGATCCCGCGAACCCCGAGCTGTACCCGCGCGGCCAGGACGACATGCTGGCCTACAGCCTGGTGCGCTATGCGTACAACGAGCTCAAGTTGCCTGTGTTCATGACGACGGGCAACCACGAGGCCTACGACATCGCCTATGGGGTCTATCCGCGCGTCGGCGTCTGGGGCATGACGCTCGGCGCCATGGAAATCCTGCAGGCCGAGATGCGCAAGACGCTCGCGCAGTGGGCACAGCTGCTGGCAGCGCATGATGCCTGCGACCGCCAGATCGACAGCATTCAGAGCACATTCGATCGGTCGGCTCAGCAACGGGGCGAGGACACACACGCTGCGCTGCGATCGGTCCGCCAGCAGAATCAGGCCGCACTCGAAGGGCTTCGGGTCAGCAGCAACACCGCCGCCGCCAATGCCAAGGCCGCGCTCGACGACTACCTGCGCCAGACCCGGGCAGGGCAACCCAAGGTCGCGTCGCCTGAGCCTGCCCTGAAGTCGTCCGGCAACGGTCTTGCTGCACAGGCGTGGGGTATCTATCACGCCGCACTCCAAAGCGCCAAACAAGCCGTGGCCGACGCAACCAATGCCGGCATCAGTGCACTCTGGAGCACGTACACAAGCGCCGTCAGCACAGTCGGTCATGGCGCGATCGGCCTCGGCCAGAGCGCCGGAGATCTGGGCATCCAGCTGGCTGATCTCGCGGATGACCTAGGCACCCGCGTGAGGGACCTCGGCGTGAGTGTCGGCGTCGTGCAGGCGCAGGCTGTGGCTGCACACATGGCGACGTCGTCACATCTTGCGGTCAGCGTCGCGCGCGTCAGCGTGCAGGCCGCACTGCAAGCCAACAAGGAAATGCTCACCACGTTGGATGCGTCAATTGACGCACACAGAAAAGACGTGGAAGGCGCCAGCAAGTTCGCGGGTCTGCAAGCCAATCCGGGCATCTCGGCAGATCACAACATGACGGTGTTCGAAGCCACGCTGGCCTACGGACCGACCTATGGGCAGACGTGGACCAGCCTGAACTTCTCCACCGCCAACTTCGACTGGTTCAGCGTGCTCTTCACACCGCTGTCCGATTTTTGCATCGCAATGCCCACAGAGCCCGATGCGACGCGACTTCCCCAGCAGGTTCTCGTCGGTCTTGCGTGGGGCGAAACAGAGAACTTCATGAACGTCGAAGGCGCCGCGAAGCTCGGTACCGACCGCCATGGCGCAATGATCCTGCCGCGCGCCAGTGCGAGCATCGATGCAGCCCAGCAGGCTGTGCTGCGTCAGGCTTTGGCACTGAAGGGCAACACGAACGCCCCGCTCGTGGTCGCCAGCCACTTCACGATGATCAACTACAACGCTGCGGCCCTCCAGGAAGAGCTGAGCTTCGTTCCCCACGACGGGCCGCGCGGACTGACCTCAGCCGGCTTCAACAATGCCAACTTCGGCACCTGCGAGCGCAATCTCAAGTGGTACTTCGCGCATTGCGCCAGCGTGCCCGGACAGCCGACACGCGTCGACTGGCACCTTAGCGGGCACAGCCACCGTAGCGCGCTCTACACCATCAATCAAGGTCGCAACGCCCTTGGCGCCGGCACGATCACCGTCACGTCCCGGCGCGATCCCGGCATGTACAAGGACGGACTCACAGCGTATGCCCGTAGCGGTACGCAATTCGTGGTGAGTTCATGCGGCGGCCCTATCGGTGTCCAGAACCTTGCTGGCGAACTCAACGGCCACACGCTGCGCCCACCCGCAGGCAGCCTGCTCGATTGCAGCGAACGCAACCTCCGGCAAATCAAGACCCAACGCACCGGTCGCGACACAGGCACTCGTTACAACGAGGTGCCACGCCTGGCGGTTGCCCTGGATTACCTGCACGTGCTGCAACCGGACAACGCGCCAGTGCATTTCGCGTGGGGATCTCGGACAGGGCTGCTGAACAAAGAGCGCGCTGACACCGTGAAAGTGCTGTTGAACGATCAAATGAAGAAGCTGGACTGCATCGCGGCGATGAAGGTCTGGATTTTTGAGGGTGGTCGTGTGGACGAGAAGAAAAAACCCAAGCCCTCAACCTGGCACTGCCTGACTCCGGAGTTCAAGCGCGCAGAGACCGGGGGCGCATTGCGCTTCACCTCGGCAGACCTGAAGAAACTGGCAGAAGCCATGGTGACGACCTCCACACGCCCCGCTGTGGGTGGCGCTGCGGGCCTGTCCAAAGGTGCGGGGGTTCTATTCATGCAGCGAGTGACGCAAGCCTTCTGCGAGGTCATCCTGAAGAAGCCCACGATCGCTCTGTACACCACGGGCCCCGAAAAGGGAAAGGCCACGCCCGATTGGAGTGCTGACATGAAATGGGAAAACGATCCGTGGATATTTCCGCTGGAGATCGGGACATCCCTGGTGGGGTCGAACGCGTTCGACTTCATGCAGCGCAGGAGCGGTGAGCATGGGCAAGTGCCGGATTGGGATTTCTTGGCGAGTCACTACAGGGACAAGGGATACCTGAGCAGGCATGAGGCGATCGGCATCAACAAGAACTAG
- a CDS encoding amidase gives MSPAVSDPSLPSLSDLSAQELSAAYREKRLSPVEVTRAVIARIEHCEPRLQATWLFRPEAALEQARASEQRWQRGDARGPLDGVPTTIKENIATRGDPLPAGTAAVDLMPAAADAPPAARLKEAGAVIVSKTTMPDYGMLSSGLSSFHTLARNPWDLSRTPGGSSAGAGAAAAAGYGPLHLGTDIGGSLRLPASWCGIFTLKPSLGRIPIDPPYMGRTAGPMTRTVGDAALMMQALARPDARDSMSLPAQDIDWAAFDVAPDHLRGLRIGLLLDAGCGLAVEPEIQAAVELAARLFEKAGAIVEPMQPFMSQALLDGMDHLWRMRSLVDLKALRPDQRAKVLPYIREWAESAAEFSGEHVFRSFSQFHATRVTTVNACARFDYVISPVSPNMPAAAEAPSPTNDPLRPLEHIGFTVPFNMSEQPAASVNCGYSAGGLPIGLQIAGQRFDDLGVLRVARAFEQIREVQRPWPRVAPD, from the coding sequence ATGAGCCCCGCAGTGTCCGACCCTTCATTGCCTTCGTTGAGCGACCTGTCGGCGCAGGAACTGTCCGCGGCCTACCGCGAGAAGCGCCTGTCGCCGGTCGAGGTGACGCGCGCCGTCATCGCGCGCATCGAGCACTGCGAGCCCCGGCTGCAGGCCACGTGGCTGTTCCGGCCCGAGGCTGCGCTGGAGCAGGCGCGTGCCTCGGAGCAGCGCTGGCAGCGCGGCGACGCGCGCGGTCCGCTCGACGGCGTACCGACCACCATCAAGGAAAACATCGCCACGCGCGGTGACCCGCTGCCTGCGGGCACCGCCGCCGTCGACCTCATGCCCGCCGCAGCCGACGCCCCGCCGGCCGCGCGCCTGAAGGAGGCCGGCGCCGTCATCGTCAGCAAGACCACCATGCCCGACTACGGCATGCTGTCGTCGGGGCTGTCGAGCTTTCACACGCTCGCGCGCAACCCCTGGGACCTGAGCCGCACGCCGGGCGGTTCCAGCGCCGGCGCCGGTGCGGCCGCGGCGGCGGGCTACGGCCCGCTGCACCTGGGCACCGACATCGGCGGCTCGCTGCGGCTGCCCGCCAGCTGGTGCGGCATCTTCACGCTCAAGCCCAGCCTGGGGCGCATCCCGATCGATCCGCCCTACATGGGCCGCACCGCCGGCCCCATGACGCGCACCGTCGGCGACGCTGCGCTCATGATGCAGGCGCTGGCCCGGCCCGACGCGCGCGACAGCATGAGCCTGCCCGCGCAGGACATCGACTGGGCCGCGTTCGACGTCGCCCCCGACCACCTGCGCGGCCTGCGCATCGGGCTGCTGCTCGACGCCGGCTGCGGCCTCGCGGTCGAGCCCGAGATCCAGGCCGCGGTCGAGCTGGCTGCGCGCCTGTTCGAAAAGGCCGGTGCCATCGTCGAGCCGATGCAGCCCTTCATGTCGCAGGCCCTGCTCGACGGCATGGACCACCTGTGGCGCATGCGCTCGCTCGTGGACCTGAAGGCCCTGCGCCCCGACCAGCGCGCCAAGGTGCTGCCCTACATCCGCGAATGGGCCGAGAGCGCCGCGGAGTTCAGCGGCGAGCATGTGTTCCGCAGCTTCAGCCAGTTCCACGCGACGCGCGTCACGACGGTGAACGCCTGCGCCCGCTTCGACTACGTGATCTCGCCGGTGTCGCCCAACATGCCGGCGGCGGCCGAGGCGCCCTCGCCCACCAACGACCCGCTGCGGCCGCTGGAGCACATCGGCTTCACGGTGCCGTTCAACATGTCGGAGCAGCCGGCCGCGTCGGTGAACTGCGGGTACTCGGCCGGCGGTCTGCCGATCGGGCTGCAGATTGCGGGACAGCGCTTCGATGACCTCGGCGTGCTGCGCGTGGCGCGCGCGTTCGAGCAGATCCGGGAAGTGCAGCGGCCCTGGCCGCGAGTTGCTCCGGACTGA
- a CDS encoding ABC transporter substrate-binding protein — MLNRRTLLTTAGATVALATPLAGMAQGRKDAIVIGMALEPPGLDPTTGAAAAIAEVVQYNILETLTKINVDGSVTPLLAESWEISPDLKTYTFKLRKGVKFQNGEPFNASTVKFAFDRAGGEKSTNKDKRTFANLATQVVDEHTVVVINKEIDPDLPFVLGQATAAIVEPKSVDTNATKPIGTGPYKLDSWAKGSSITLSKWEGFRAPAVAKINKVTFRFISDTAAQAAAVLSGDVDVFTRIGTRAVPQFRSNPQFQTILAGSRAKTILSINNKKKPLDDVRVRRAILAAIDRKAFIEGAADGLGVPIGSHYVPGAAGYVDTTGINPFDIEKAKKLLAEAGVKTPLELRMTLPPPPYARQGGEVIVAQLAKIGINVKIQNVEWAQWLSGTYGNKDYDLSIISHVEPFDLGNYAKPDYYWGYQSKAFDTLFDKIKSTGNAAERNKLLGEAQKLLATDAANGFLYQPQFPTVAKKNVKGLWKENPIFVNDLSALSWG, encoded by the coding sequence ATGTTGAACCGTCGCACCCTCCTTACCACCGCCGGCGCCACTGTCGCCCTGGCCACTCCGCTGGCCGGCATGGCGCAGGGCCGGAAGGACGCCATCGTGATCGGCATGGCCCTGGAGCCGCCGGGCCTGGACCCGACCACCGGCGCCGCCGCCGCCATTGCCGAGGTCGTGCAATACAACATCCTGGAAACGCTGACCAAGATCAACGTCGACGGCAGCGTCACGCCGCTCTTGGCCGAGAGCTGGGAAATCTCGCCCGACCTGAAGACCTACACCTTCAAGCTGCGCAAGGGCGTCAAGTTCCAGAACGGCGAGCCCTTCAACGCGTCCACCGTCAAGTTCGCCTTCGACCGCGCCGGCGGCGAGAAGAGCACCAACAAGGACAAGCGCACCTTCGCCAACCTCGCCACGCAAGTGGTCGACGAGCACACGGTCGTGGTCATCAACAAGGAGATCGACCCCGACCTGCCCTTCGTGCTGGGCCAGGCCACGGCCGCCATCGTCGAGCCCAAGAGCGTCGACACCAACGCCACCAAGCCGATCGGCACCGGCCCCTACAAGCTGGACAGCTGGGCCAAGGGCTCGTCGATCACGCTGAGCAAGTGGGAAGGCTTCCGCGCACCCGCCGTCGCGAAGATCAACAAGGTCACCTTCCGCTTCATCTCGGACACCGCCGCGCAGGCCGCTGCCGTGCTCTCGGGCGACGTCGATGTGTTCACGCGCATCGGCACGCGCGCCGTGCCGCAGTTCCGCAGCAACCCGCAGTTCCAGACCATCCTGGCCGGTTCGCGCGCCAAGACCATCCTCTCGATCAACAACAAGAAGAAGCCGCTCGACGACGTGCGCGTGCGCCGCGCCATCCTCGCGGCCATCGACCGCAAGGCCTTCATCGAGGGCGCGGCCGACGGCCTGGGCGTGCCGATCGGCAGCCACTACGTGCCGGGCGCCGCGGGCTATGTCGACACCACGGGCATCAACCCCTTCGACATCGAGAAGGCCAAGAAGCTGCTCGCCGAAGCCGGCGTGAAGACCCCGCTCGAACTGCGCATGACCCTGCCCCCGCCGCCGTATGCGCGCCAGGGCGGCGAAGTCATCGTGGCCCAGCTCGCCAAGATCGGCATCAACGTGAAGATCCAGAACGTCGAGTGGGCGCAATGGCTCAGCGGCACCTACGGCAACAAGGACTACGACCTGTCGATCATTTCGCACGTCGAGCCCTTCGACCTCGGCAACTACGCCAAGCCCGACTACTACTGGGGCTACCAGTCGAAGGCCTTCGACACGCTGTTCGACAAGATCAAGTCCACCGGCAACGCGGCCGAGCGCAACAAGCTGCTGGGCGAGGCGCAGAAGCTGCTGGCCACCGACGCGGCCAACGGCTTCCTCTACCAGCCGCAGTTCCCGACCGTGGCCAAGAAGAACGTCAAAGGCCTCTGGAAAGAGAACCCGATCTTCGTGAACGACCTGTCCGCGCTGTCGTGGGGATGA
- a CDS encoding ATP-binding cassette domain-containing protein: MNSSPPLLQVTDLVRHYALPREKLFGPPPTVKALNGVSFEVQAGKSLGIVGESGSGKSTIARLVMALDTPTSGSVALEGRNLHTLSKADLRTARRDFQMVFQDPYGSLDPRQTVARIVAEPLEALAQTSRAEQRERASEALAAVGLRTTDLDKYPHEFSGGQRQRIAIARALITRPKLIVADEPVSALDVSVQAQVLNLMQDLQQQFGISYLLISHDLAVVNHLCDDVCVMFKGQIVEQGPPADLFHHAQHPYTRTLLSAVLHTPPGGTLRAD, encoded by the coding sequence ATGAATTCATCGCCCCCGCTGTTGCAGGTGACCGACCTCGTGCGGCACTACGCATTGCCGCGCGAAAAGCTCTTCGGCCCTCCGCCCACCGTAAAGGCGCTCAACGGCGTGAGCTTCGAGGTGCAGGCCGGCAAGAGCCTGGGCATCGTCGGTGAATCGGGTTCGGGCAAGTCGACCATCGCGCGCCTCGTGATGGCGCTGGACACGCCGACCTCGGGCAGCGTCGCGCTCGAAGGCCGCAACCTGCACACGCTGTCGAAGGCCGACCTGCGCACCGCGCGGCGCGACTTCCAGATGGTGTTCCAAGACCCCTACGGCTCGCTCGACCCGCGCCAGACCGTCGCACGCATCGTCGCCGAACCGCTCGAAGCACTCGCGCAAACCAGCCGTGCCGAACAGCGCGAGCGCGCATCGGAAGCGCTCGCTGCCGTAGGCCTGCGCACCACCGACCTCGACAAGTACCCGCACGAGTTCTCGGGCGGCCAACGCCAGCGCATCGCCATCGCACGTGCGCTCATCACGCGCCCCAAGCTCATCGTGGCCGACGAGCCCGTGAGCGCGCTCGACGTGTCCGTGCAGGCCCAGGTGCTCAACCTCATGCAGGACCTGCAGCAGCAGTTCGGCATCAGCTACCTGCTCATCAGCCACGACCTCGCGGTGGTCAACCACCTGTGCGACGACGTGTGCGTGATGTTCAAGGGCCAGATCGTGGAGCAGGGACCGCCGGCCGATCTGTTCCACCACGCACAGCACCCGTACACCCGCACCTTGCTGTCGGCGGTGCTGCACACGCCGCCCGGCGGCACGCTGCGCGCGGACTGA
- a CDS encoding ABC transporter ATP-binding protein, which produces MALLKVNDLHIGLQTQRGPAEAVRGISFSLERGETLGIVGESGCGKSITVMSLMGLLPSTAKVTGSIRFDGTELVGRDEKDMCQIRGNRIGMIFQEPMTALNPVHTIVRQVGEPLRLHRGLSKAQARKEVLALLDRVGIPDAASRLDAYPHQFSGGQRQRIGIAMALACGPDLLIADEPTTALDVTIQKQILELIQGLVAERGMALILISHDLGVISQTVSKMLVMYGGSVVESGPTDAVFAKRAHPYTQGLFAARPAIGAPRGLRLATIRGSVPELVDLPPGCPFAGRCAYTVDACHATRPSATVLPPDHAVRCIRLEEIAAEQAVAP; this is translated from the coding sequence ATGGCACTTCTCAAAGTCAACGACCTCCACATCGGCCTGCAGACGCAACGCGGCCCGGCCGAAGCCGTGCGCGGCATCTCCTTCTCGCTGGAACGCGGCGAAACGCTGGGCATCGTCGGCGAATCGGGCTGCGGCAAGTCGATCACCGTGATGTCGCTCATGGGCCTGCTGCCGTCCACCGCGAAGGTCACAGGCAGCATCCGCTTCGATGGCACCGAGCTGGTCGGGCGCGATGAAAAGGACATGTGCCAGATCCGCGGCAACCGCATCGGCATGATCTTCCAGGAGCCGATGACAGCGCTGAACCCGGTGCACACCATCGTGCGCCAGGTCGGCGAGCCGCTGCGGCTGCACCGCGGCCTGTCGAAGGCGCAGGCGCGCAAGGAGGTGCTCGCGCTGCTCGACCGCGTCGGCATTCCCGATGCCGCCTCGCGCCTCGACGCGTATCCGCACCAGTTCTCCGGTGGGCAGCGCCAGCGCATCGGCATCGCGATGGCGCTGGCCTGCGGGCCCGACCTGCTGATTGCCGACGAGCCCACCACCGCGCTCGACGTGACGATCCAGAAGCAGATCCTCGAGCTCATTCAGGGCCTTGTGGCCGAGCGCGGCATGGCGCTGATCCTCATCTCGCACGACCTCGGCGTGATCTCGCAGACAGTCTCGAAGATGCTCGTGATGTACGGCGGCAGCGTGGTCGAGAGCGGCCCGACCGATGCCGTGTTCGCCAAGCGCGCCCACCCCTACACCCAGGGCCTCTTCGCCGCGCGCCCCGCCATCGGCGCACCACGCGGCCTGCGCCTGGCGACCATCCGCGGCAGCGTGCCCGAGCTGGTCGACCTGCCGCCGGGCTGCCCGTTCGCGGGCCGCTGCGCGTACACGGTGGATGCCTGCCACGCCACGCGGCCGTCCGCCACGGTGCTGCCGCCGGACCATGCGGTGCGCTGCATCCGCCTCGAAGAAATTGCGGCCGAACAAGCCGTCGCACCATGA
- a CDS encoding ABC transporter permease has product MSAILSPLAPASAAPLAPGFWRRAVKHRSFVIGGVFALLLLLAALISFVWTPWSPYAMDMANKMQGPSATHWLGTDAFGRDVASLLLVGARASILVGVIAVGIGLVVGTALGLLAAARRGWVEEAVMRLSDFTLAFPAILSAIMMTAVFGAGIVNAIVAIGIYNIPTFARITRASANAIWSREYVAAARACGKGSFAITMQHVLPNISAVLIVQITIRFAIAILAEAALSYLGLGTQPPQPSWGRMLSEAQTLMFQQPLLAVFPGMAIALAVLGLNLMGDGLRDLLDPRLARAR; this is encoded by the coding sequence ATGAGCGCCATTCTCTCTCCCCTGGCGCCCGCTTCTGCCGCGCCCCTCGCGCCCGGCTTCTGGCGCCGCGCGGTCAAGCACCGCAGCTTCGTCATCGGCGGCGTGTTCGCGCTGCTGCTGTTGCTGGCCGCCTTGATCTCCTTCGTCTGGACGCCCTGGTCCCCCTACGCGATGGACATGGCGAACAAGATGCAGGGCCCCTCGGCCACGCACTGGCTCGGCACCGATGCCTTCGGACGCGACGTGGCCTCGCTGCTGCTCGTGGGTGCGCGTGCGTCCATCCTCGTGGGCGTGATCGCCGTGGGCATCGGCCTTGTGGTCGGTACGGCGCTGGGCCTGCTCGCTGCGGCGAGGCGCGGCTGGGTCGAAGAGGCGGTGATGCGCCTGTCGGACTTCACACTCGCCTTCCCCGCCATCCTCTCGGCCATCATGATGACCGCCGTGTTCGGCGCCGGCATCGTCAACGCCATCGTCGCCATCGGCATCTACAACATCCCGACCTTCGCGCGCATCACACGCGCCTCGGCCAACGCGATCTGGTCACGCGAGTACGTGGCTGCCGCACGCGCCTGCGGCAAAGGCAGCTTCGCGATCACGATGCAGCACGTGCTGCCCAACATCTCGGCCGTGCTGATCGTGCAGATCACGATCCGCTTCGCCATCGCGATCCTGGCCGAAGCGGCGCTGTCGTATCTCGGCCTCGGCACGCAGCCGCCCCAGCCCTCATGGGGCCGCATGCTCAGCGAAGCCCAGACCCTCATGTTCCAACAGCCGCTGCTGGCTGTCTTCCCCGGCATGGCGATTGCCCTCGCGGTGCTCGGCCTGAACCTGATGGGCGACGGCCTGCGCGACCTGCTCGATCCGCGCCTGGCGCGCGCGAGGTAA